The Campylobacter sp. RM10537 genome has a segment encoding these proteins:
- a CDS encoding hydrogenase maturation nickel metallochaperone HypA, whose amino-acid sequence MHELSIVESLIDLCEENALANNAKDIQEIYINIGRLSGVEVDLFKRCFETFKENSQFCKNAKLFIEITPLEILCLKCDQKSILKENIFKCPCCSSIDYKIIQGEDLHLMRLIMQ is encoded by the coding sequence ATGCACGAACTTAGTATTGTAGAATCTTTAATTGATCTGTGTGAAGAAAATGCTTTAGCCAATAATGCTAAAGATATACAAGAAATTTATATAAATATTGGACGTTTAAGTGGGGTTGAAGTAGATCTTTTTAAGCGTTGTTTTGAAACATTTAAAGAAAATTCTCAATTTTGCAAAAATGCAAAACTTTTTATAGAAATTACTCCACTTGAGATCTTATGTTTAAAGTGTGATCAAAAAAGTATTTTAAAAGAAAATATTTTTAAGTGCCCATGTTGCTCAAGTATTGATTATAAGATTATACAGGGTGAAGATTTGCATTTAATGCGATTAATAATGCAATGA
- the hypD gene encoding hydrogenase formation protein HypD: MNLIDEFRDKQSILALKKLIEKEIKNPINIMEICGGHTHSIMKYALPSILPKEINFIHGPGCPVCVMPRNRIDIAIKLASMKDNIFCTLGDLLRVPGSDFSLIDLRAKGADIRALYSPLEILEIAKENPNKNIIFFAIGFETTTPMSALLLEKVIELNLKNIFFHINHITVPAPIEAIMDDENVQINAFLGPSHVSVITGFEIYKPIAAKHKTPIAVSGFEPVDIMESILNIVRQSNKGTFEVYNQYKRAVSKKGNIKAQNLVAKYFEPCDFEFRGLGVIKNGGLKLREEFGDFDASKQFDCMVLSKNENKACICGKILRGLAKPYDCKVFAKACTPRNPIGSCMVSSEGACAAYYRYSKVNV; encoded by the coding sequence ATGAATTTAATCGATGAATTTAGAGATAAACAAAGTATTTTAGCCTTAAAAAAATTGATAGAAAAAGAGATTAAAAACCCTATTAATATTATGGAAATTTGTGGCGGACATACCCACAGTATTATGAAATATGCCTTGCCTTCTATTTTACCTAAAGAGATTAATTTTATTCACGGACCAGGTTGTCCTGTATGTGTTATGCCTAGAAATCGTATTGATATAGCTATTAAATTAGCTTCTATGAAGGATAATATTTTTTGCACACTAGGTGATCTTTTAAGAGTGCCAGGGAGTGATTTTTCTTTAATTGATCTAAGAGCAAAAGGAGCTGATATTAGAGCACTTTATTCTCCGCTTGAAATTTTAGAAATTGCTAAGGAAAATCCAAATAAAAATATCATTTTTTTTGCTATAGGTTTTGAAACAACAACTCCTATGAGTGCTCTTTTGCTTGAAAAGGTGATAGAGTTAAATTTGAAAAATATTTTTTTTCATATCAATCATATTACCGTTCCAGCGCCTATTGAAGCAATTATGGATGATGAAAATGTACAAATCAATGCTTTTTTAGGACCTTCTCATGTTAGTGTGATAACAGGTTTTGAAATTTATAAACCTATAGCAGCTAAACATAAAACCCCTATAGCAGTGAGTGGTTTTGAACCAGTAGATATTATGGAGAGTATTTTAAATATAGTAAGACAAAGTAATAAAGGAACATTTGAAGTATACAATCAATACAAAAGAGCTGTAAGTAAAAAAGGCAATATTAAAGCACAAAATTTAGTTGCAAAATATTTTGAACCTTGTGATTTTGAATTTCGTGGCTTAGGAGTTATTAAAAATGGTGGCTTAAAATTAAGAGAGGAATTTGGTGATTTTGATGCAAGTAAGCAATTTGATTGTATGGTTTTAAGTAAAAATGAAAACAAAGCTTGTATTTGTGGGAAAATTTTAAGAGGCCTAGCTAAACCTTATGATTGTAAAGTTTTTGCTAAAGCTTGTACTCCAAGAAACCCTATAGGCAGTTGCATGGTTTCAAGTGAAGGAGCATGTGCTGCTTATTATAGATATTCAAAGGTAAATGTATGA
- a CDS encoding HypC/HybG/HupF family hydrogenase formation chaperone: MCLSIPSEILEIDELNNAIVQTLGVKRKVNLDLIDEPLQKGDFVLIHVGVAMEKIDKESALESIKTYREIVDKMNSGEINTNEGDLGLNEFNR, from the coding sequence ATGTGTTTATCTATTCCATCTGAAATTTTAGAAATCGATGAATTAAACAATGCCATCGTGCAAACCTTAGGTGTTAAAAGAAAAGTGAATTTAGATTTGATTGATGAACCCTTGCAAAAGGGAGATTTTGTTTTAATACATGTAGGTGTTGCTATGGAAAAAATCGATAAAGAATCTGCTTTGGAGAGTATAAAAACTTATAGAGAAATTGTAGATAAAATGAATAGTGGAGAAATTAATACCAATGAAGGGGATTTGGGTTTAAATGAATTTAATCGATGA
- the hypB gene encoding hydrogenase nickel incorporation protein HypB, translated as MCKDCGCSINSKEDSFFHHHENPSLKESKTVEVISKILSKNDEQALHNRNHFNESHTLCINLMSSPGSGKTTLLENTIKALKDEIKIAVIEGDLETNNDAQRIKNIGAKAYQITTGQSCHLDAFMVHEALHHLAINDIDLLFIENVGNLVCPASYDLGEHLNIVLLSVTEGSDKPQKYPVMFKKADVVLISKADLAHHFDFDIKEASKLIKELNPKADIIVLDAKNGSNMELWYKFLRLKKELF; from the coding sequence ATGTGTAAAGATTGTGGTTGTTCGATAAATTCTAAAGAGGACTCTTTTTTTCATCATCATGAAAATCCAAGTTTAAAAGAGAGTAAGACTGTAGAGGTAATTTCTAAAATTTTAAGTAAAAATGATGAACAAGCCTTGCATAATAGAAATCATTTTAATGAATCACATACACTTTGTATTAATTTAATGAGTTCTCCAGGAAGTGGCAAAACCACTCTTTTAGAAAATACAATTAAAGCTTTAAAAGATGAGATAAAAATTGCAGTCATTGAGGGGGATCTAGAAACCAATAATGACGCACAAAGAATTAAAAATATTGGTGCTAAAGCATACCAAATTACTACAGGACAAAGTTGCCATTTAGATGCTTTTATGGTGCATGAAGCTTTGCATCACTTAGCGATTAATGATATAGATTTACTTTTTATAGAAAATGTAGGTAATTTAGTTTGCCCTGCAAGCTATGATTTAGGAGAACATTTAAATATTGTTTTACTTTCAGTTACCGAAGGAAGTGATAAGCCACAAAAATATCCAGTTATGTTTAAAAAAGCTGATGTTGTGCTTATTAGTAAAGCTGATTTAGCACATCATTTTGATTTTGATATCAAGGAAGCAAGCAAATTGATTAAAGAATTAAATCCAAAAGCAGATATTATAGTTTTAGATGCTAAAAATGGAAGCAATATGGAACTTTGGTATAAATTTTTAAGACTAAAAAAGGAGCTTTTTTAA
- a CDS encoding M48 family metallopeptidase, protein MARKSCNIKEFSWNNWVFFYQKKSIKNVYLRLNEKGKFYLSLPYFYTLDDIEKFLIKHEDWIKKTWLNFKNKTNEADQVYFLGKKYRLVLKENLFKTKILKTEIHTPSRIEFESFLRKNSKIIFLFYLKKWTQRTKLNYTHLSIKKMKTRWGSCNHKKGYINLNLKLLEKSLKAIEYVILHEIAHLKYPNHSQDFYNFLAFYMKDFRVREKEFKL, encoded by the coding sequence ATGGCAAGGAAAAGCTGTAATATAAAGGAATTTTCTTGGAATAATTGGGTATTTTTTTATCAAAAAAAATCCATTAAAAATGTATATTTAAGATTAAATGAAAAGGGTAAATTTTATTTAAGTTTGCCTTATTTTTACACTTTAGACGATATTGAAAAATTTTTAATCAAGCATGAAGATTGGATTAAAAAAACGTGGCTTAATTTTAAAAATAAAACTAATGAAGCGGATCAAGTTTATTTTTTAGGTAAAAAATATCGATTAGTTTTAAAAGAAAACCTTTTTAAAACAAAAATTTTAAAAACCGAAATTCATACTCCTTCTAGAATAGAATTTGAGTCTTTTTTAAGAAAAAATTCTAAAATTATTTTTCTTTTTTATCTTAAAAAATGGACTCAAAGGACCAAGCTTAATTATACACATTTAAGTATTAAGAAAATGAAAACACGTTGGGGTTCTTGTAATCATAAAAAAGGTTATATTAATTTAAATTTAAAGCTTTTAGAAAAAAGTTTAAAAGCTATAGAATATGTTATTTTACATGAAATAGCCCATTTAAAATATCCCAATCATAGTCAAGATTTTTATAATTTTTTAGCATTTTACATGAAAGATTTTAGAGTAAGGGAAAAAGAATTTAAACTTTGA
- a CDS encoding MBOAT family O-acyltransferase: MTYFSLEFSILMMAFFAIYWLFHDNYKIQNILILIFSYLIYFLFNPYFALILFVYTFFIHYFSLLIFIRKKRYVFMTCITFVILNLCFFKYFASIKTSFDSIMEFFGLDFINLDVLFPMGISFYTFTSITYLLEVYKKRRLESFFNLALFLSFFPTLLSGPIMRSSFFFEQSHRKREFKNENLIITLLIFGIVKKVLIANYLGNYAEHILDFPQSYNFIQLLSAIYAYAIQIYCDFSGYIDLVCAFSLMLGFHLPPNFNMPYLSKNLKEFWSRWHISLSTFIKDYIYIPLGGSKKGKTRTILNLLIAFILSGMWHGNTLTFLIWGLLHGIGVAFLHIFALTKINLQKIPTLGRFLTFQFVCFTWIFFYYNKSLDDAIEYFKACYNNFSQIPSYQDIYILASFGVIFLIYPLFINFRTYCVKILDLTPFLLKPFIITFILLLVFTFMPDGIPNFIYSSF, translated from the coding sequence ATGACTTACTTTTCTTTAGAATTTAGCATTTTGATGATGGCATTTTTTGCCATCTATTGGTTATTTCACGATAATTATAAAATACAAAATATTTTAATTTTAATCTTTTCTTATCTGATTTATTTTCTGTTTAATCCCTATTTTGCTTTAATTTTATTTGTATATACCTTTTTTATACATTATTTTTCTCTACTTATTTTTATTCGAAAAAAACGTTATGTTTTCATGACTTGTATCACCTTTGTTATTTTAAATTTATGTTTTTTTAAATATTTTGCAAGCATTAAGACGAGTTTTGATTCTATTATGGAATTTTTTGGTCTTGATTTTATTAATTTAGATGTTTTATTTCCTATGGGAATTAGTTTTTATACCTTTACTTCGATTACTTATCTTTTAGAAGTTTATAAAAAACGTCGTCTAGAAAGCTTTTTCAATTTGGCCCTATTTTTATCTTTTTTTCCTACCTTGCTTTCAGGTCCAATTATGCGAAGCTCTTTTTTCTTTGAGCAAAGTCATCGTAAACGAGAATTTAAAAATGAAAATTTAATTATTACTTTGTTGATTTTTGGAATTGTAAAAAAAGTCCTTATAGCTAATTATTTAGGTAATTATGCTGAACATATTCTTGATTTTCCACAATCTTATAATTTTATACAGCTTTTAAGTGCTATTTATGCCTATGCTATACAAATTTATTGTGATTTTAGTGGATATATTGATTTAGTATGTGCTTTTTCTTTGATGTTAGGCTTTCATCTTCCTCCAAATTTTAATATGCCTTATTTGTCTAAAAATCTCAAAGAATTTTGGTCAAGATGGCACATTAGCCTTTCAACCTTTATAAAAGATTATATCTATATCCCTTTGGGTGGAAGTAAAAAAGGTAAAACTAGGACTATTTTAAATCTTCTTATTGCTTTTATACTTTCTGGAATGTGGCATGGCAATACTTTAACATTCTTAATTTGGGGTTTATTACACGGTATAGGCGTTGCCTTCTTGCATATATTCGCCTTAACAAAAATAAATTTACAAAAAATTCCAACACTTGGAAGATTTTTAACTTTTCAATTTGTATGCTTTACTTGGATTTTCTTTTATTATAATAAAAGTTTAGATGATGCTATAGAATATTTTAAAGCTTGCTATAATAATTTTTCACAAATTCCAAGCTATCAAGATATTTATATTCTTGCAAGTTTTGGTGTTATTTTTCTTATTTATCCTTTATTTATCAACTTTAGAACTTATTGTGTAAAAATTTTAGATTTAACTCCTTTTTTATTAAAACCCTTTATTATTACTTTTATTTTATTATTGGTATTTACATTTATGCCAGATGGTATTCCTAATTTCATTTATTCGAGTTTTTAA
- the ftnA gene encoding non-heme ferritin codes for MLSKEVVRLLNEQVNKEMYAANLYLSMSSWCYENSFDGAGAFLFAHASEESEHAKKLITYLNETDSHVELKEVKQPEQNFNSLLDVFEKTYAHEQSITKSINELVEHMLVNKDYSTFNFLQWYVSEQHEEEALFRGIVDKIKLIGENGNGLYLADQYIKSIALKK; via the coding sequence ATGCTTTCAAAAGAAGTAGTAAGATTACTTAATGAACAAGTTAATAAAGAAATGTATGCGGCTAATTTATATTTAAGCATGAGTTCTTGGTGCTATGAAAATAGCTTTGATGGTGCTGGAGCATTTTTATTTGCTCATGCAAGCGAAGAAAGTGAACATGCAAAAAAACTTATCACTTATCTTAATGAAACAGATTCTCATGTTGAACTTAAAGAAGTTAAGCAACCTGAACAAAATTTTAATTCCTTGCTTGATGTTTTTGAAAAAACATATGCCCATGAACAAAGTATTACAAAATCAATCAATGAACTTGTAGAACATATGCTCGTTAATAAAGATTATTCTACTTTTAATTTTTTACAATGGTATGTAAGTGAACAACACGAAGAAGAAGCGCTTTTCCGTGGTATAGTGGATAAAATCAAACTTATTGGTGAAAATGGAAATGGTTTATATTTGGCCGATCAATATATTAAAAGCATTGCTCTTAAAAAATAG
- the hypF gene encoding carbamoyltransferase HypF, whose amino-acid sequence MRHLGFKIKISGLVQGVGFRPFIYEIALKLQLLGEVKNDGFGVEILLSCSYKKCLEFIEQLKSNHPPLARIDKIEILKCRPKVYHNFCIASSKQSIKTTPILSDFALCQECKNEFYDLNNKRFHYPFITCTHCGPRFSIIKNLPYDRDNTTMDKFKMCDFCEKEYKNPSNRRFHAQPISCSKCKISVYLKNKQGEILFTDENAFIECAKLLKQGNILAIKGMGGFHLMCDAFNEKALKELRIRKNRPKKPFALMCKDIKDIKKLAFLSDEEERLIGSSLAPIVILKAKKNFDLIAPDIDKIGIMMAYTPLHLLIFEYFKGILVATSANLSGESIIKDEDNLRFKLDRVFDYYLDYDRAIFNSSDDSIAQLINNQAMFLRTSRGLNPYYIETNLNFNQTYLALGSELKNEFVIFYQNKILISPYIGDLKSVDTYERFLRLLDFFKKSYDLKFDTILCDKHPHFLYTKDFKQTIKIQHHYAHFCAAYFEYQEEFIKDEKALGFIWDGTGYGDDGSIWGGEIFIANLKEYERIAHFDDFKLINADIKNIYNLALSVIWHYNLENLAQDFLDKISKVKLENLKKIYTNSTLKTSSLGRIIDAFGAIVFDLDQSSYEAQIGLMCESFYQRDLNFSYKLYVENGKINFKELILGALRDEKSKAITGMLNGLADFIIKYSQNYNFKVLLSGGVFQNKTLLEILKAKNLDFFVPLKYPCNDSSIALGQMIHFLNKN is encoded by the coding sequence ATGCGCCACTTAGGATTTAAAATCAAAATTTCAGGCTTGGTCCAAGGTGTAGGATTTCGCCCTTTTATATATGAAATAGCTTTAAAACTTCAACTTTTAGGAGAAGTAAAAAATGATGGTTTTGGGGTAGAAATTTTACTTTCTTGCTCTTATAAAAAATGTTTGGAATTTATAGAGCAATTAAAAAGTAACCATCCTCCTCTTGCAAGAATAGACAAAATTGAAATTTTAAAATGTAGGCCAAAAGTTTATCATAACTTTTGCATCGCTTCTTCAAAACAAAGTATAAAAACAACCCCTATATTAAGCGATTTTGCTTTATGTCAAGAATGCAAAAATGAATTTTATGACTTAAACAATAAGCGTTTTCATTATCCTTTTATCACTTGTACTCACTGTGGACCTCGTTTTAGCATCATAAAAAATTTACCCTATGATAGAGATAATACTACGATGGATAAATTTAAGATGTGTGATTTTTGTGAGAAAGAATATAAAAATCCTTCAAATCGCCGCTTTCATGCTCAACCTATTAGTTGTTCTAAATGCAAAATTTCAGTGTATTTAAAAAACAAGCAAGGTGAAATTTTATTTACGGATGAAAATGCTTTTATAGAATGTGCAAAACTTTTAAAACAAGGAAATATTCTTGCTATTAAGGGAATGGGCGGATTTCATTTAATGTGTGATGCTTTTAATGAAAAAGCTTTAAAAGAATTAAGAATAAGAAAAAACCGTCCTAAAAAACCTTTTGCTTTAATGTGTAAGGATATTAAAGATATTAAAAAACTTGCATTTTTAAGCGACGAAGAGGAAAGATTGATAGGTAGCTCATTAGCGCCTATTGTAATTTTAAAAGCGAAAAAGAACTTTGATTTAATTGCTCCAGATATTGATAAAATAGGTATTATGATGGCTTATACCCCTTTGCATCTTTTGATTTTTGAATATTTTAAAGGTATTCTTGTAGCAACAAGTGCAAATTTAAGTGGCGAAAGTATTATTAAAGATGAGGATAATTTAAGATTTAAACTTGATAGAGTTTTTGATTATTATTTAGACTATGATAGAGCGATTTTTAACTCTAGTGACGATAGTATCGCTCAATTAATAAATAATCAAGCTATGTTTTTACGTACTTCAAGGGGCTTAAATCCTTATTATATAGAAACAAATTTAAATTTCAATCAAACTTATCTAGCTTTAGGATCAGAGCTTAAAAATGAATTTGTGATTTTTTATCAAAATAAAATATTAATCTCCCCTTATATAGGAGATTTAAAAAGTGTTGATACTTATGAAAGATTTTTAAGGCTTTTGGATTTTTTTAAAAAAAGTTATGATTTAAAATTTGATACTATACTTTGTGATAAACATCCTCATTTTTTATATACAAAAGACTTTAAGCAAACAATTAAAATTCAACATCATTATGCACATTTTTGTGCAGCTTATTTTGAATACCAAGAAGAATTTATCAAAGATGAGAAGGCTTTAGGTTTTATTTGGGATGGAACGGGTTATGGTGATGATGGCAGTATTTGGGGTGGAGAGATTTTTATAGCTAATTTAAAAGAATATGAAAGAATTGCTCATTTTGATGATTTTAAATTGATTAATGCTGATATAAAAAATATATATAATTTGGCTTTAAGTGTAATTTGGCATTATAATTTAGAAAATTTAGCTCAAGATTTTTTAGATAAAATTTCAAAAGTTAAACTTGAAAATCTTAAAAAAATTTATACTAATTCTACTCTTAAAACAAGCTCTTTAGGACGTATTATCGATGCTTTTGGTGCTATTGTTTTTGACTTAGATCAAAGTTCTTATGAAGCACAAATTGGTCTTATGTGTGAAAGTTTTTATCAAAGAGATTTAAATTTTTCTTATAAACTTTATGTTGAAAATGGCAAAATTAATTTTAAAGAATTGATTTTGGGGGCTTTAAGAGATGAAAAAAGTAAAGCTATTACAGGTATGCTTAATGGCTTGGCTGATTTCATTATAAAATATAGTCAAAATTATAATTTTAAAGTATTGCTTAGTGGTGGAGTTTTTCAAAATAAAACTTTACTTGAAATTCTAAAAGCTAAAAATTTAGATTTTTTTGTGCCTTTAAAATATCCTTGTAATGATAGCTCAATAGCTTTAGGGCAAATGATACATTTTTTAAATAAAAATTAA
- a CDS encoding SGNH/GDSL hydrolase family protein, whose protein sequence is MKIIKFLFILMAVFILVIIVMNESISSYIEQRYHLSFYPQNTILKEGNKLKIKLEQIHTVLSTENTTKTTHSNYQIIKDIEDANLSNDTKIKNQSLVQVQQEENASSFKDKNSTILTDNGKLTINPSKEFLFIGDSLMQGVAINLNKNLNILGIKSEDLSRQNTGLSYKSYFNWAKTIEDAFLSNSNIKYLVILLGPNDPWDIKKGKNYLRFGSSAWKEFYKTRVDEIIQIAQKYQVKILWFEVPPMKKDSLNDKIQILNEIYRQEVLKNKEIFIDTKSSFTLNNQYSTYIKNENNKTIKVRTDDGIHFTMNGAKIMSKLLLNHLIIKDQNVSE, encoded by the coding sequence ATGAAGATAATTAAATTCTTATTTATTCTAATGGCTGTATTTATCTTAGTCATAATTGTTATGAATGAAAGTATTAGTTCATATATAGAACAAAGATATCATCTTAGCTTTTATCCACAAAATACTATTTTAAAAGAAGGTAATAAATTAAAGATAAAATTAGAACAAATTCATACCGTTTTAAGCACAGAAAATACCACTAAAACTACCCATTCTAACTATCAAATTATAAAAGATATTGAAGATGCAAATCTTAGTAACGATACAAAAATAAAAAATCAATCTTTAGTACAAGTGCAACAAGAAGAAAATGCAAGCTCTTTTAAAGATAAAAATTCAACTATTTTAACCGATAATGGAAAATTAACAATTAATCCAAGTAAAGAATTTCTTTTTATTGGCGATTCATTAATGCAAGGGGTCGCAATCAATCTTAACAAAAATTTAAATATTTTAGGCATCAAATCAGAAGATTTAAGTAGGCAAAATACAGGACTTTCTTATAAATCTTATTTTAATTGGGCAAAAACCATAGAAGATGCATTTTTATCAAATTCAAATATCAAATATCTTGTCATTTTATTAGGCCCAAATGATCCTTGGGACATTAAAAAAGGTAAAAATTATCTTCGTTTTGGCTCTTCGGCTTGGAAAGAATTTTATAAGACTAGAGTAGATGAGATTATACAAATAGCTCAAAAATATCAAGTTAAAATTTTATGGTTTGAAGTTCCACCGATGAAAAAAGATAGTCTTAATGATAAAATTCAAATTTTAAATGAAATTTATCGTCAAGAAGTTCTTAAAAATAAAGAAATTTTTATTGATACAAAATCATCTTTTACTCTCAATAATCAATATTCTACTTATATTAAAAATGAAAACAATAAAACCATAAAAGTAAGAACTGATGATGGTATTCATTTTACAATGAATGGTGCCAAGATCATGTCTAAACTTTTGCTAAATCATTTAATTATTAAGGATCAAAATGTTAGCGAATAA
- a CDS encoding MATE family efflux transporter, with the protein MAKKRLSLSRLSIPIFWDLFFRFLSIIANTAMVSHYSNDLVGAMGAGNEIIDLFITIFSFLSVGCSVVIAQAIGAKDTILARKVIHQSLFLNLLFGLICGSFILWQSELLLNLLNIPKELLKDSQIYLDMLAICLIFDAIGLILSAIMRVYNIAYWVMMVGIMMNLIIVVGNFYVLHFTELGLFGVGVSNIIARIVAVVAMFLIITYKLKIHLKIKEMLNFEKEVLKKVFSIGGFSAGENLIWISQYIISFSFVASLGKENLSVQTIYFQLSLFIMMVGIAMSVANEIIIGKLVGAKYENIAYKHTWKALYFSVMVTIVVVLCHYFLKDVTMNLLDLKEDLREIMLPLFTLSIFLEISRTFNIVMVNALRASGDAKFPFFSGMIFMLGVSLPVGYILCFYCNLGILGIWIGYCADESLRGLVNAYRWKSKKWQGKAVI; encoded by the coding sequence ATGGCAAAAAAAAGACTTTCTTTATCAAGACTTAGCATTCCTATTTTTTGGGATTTATTTTTTAGATTTTTAAGTATTATTGCTAATACTGCTATGGTCTCTCATTATTCTAATGATTTAGTTGGAGCAATGGGAGCTGGTAATGAAATTATTGATTTATTTATCACTATTTTTAGTTTTTTAAGTGTGGGGTGTAGTGTCGTTATTGCTCAAGCTATTGGAGCTAAAGATACCATACTAGCTAGAAAAGTGATTCATCAAAGTTTGTTTTTAAATTTGCTTTTTGGTTTGATTTGTGGGAGTTTTATTTTATGGCAAAGTGAACTTCTGCTCAATCTTTTAAATATACCTAAAGAATTACTCAAAGATAGTCAAATTTATCTTGATATGCTTGCAATCTGTCTTATTTTTGATGCGATTGGTTTAATATTATCAGCGATTATGAGAGTTTATAATATAGCCTATTGGGTTATGATGGTGGGTATTATGATGAATTTAATTATCGTTGTTGGAAATTTTTATGTGCTTCATTTTACAGAGCTAGGACTTTTTGGAGTAGGGGTTAGCAATATTATAGCAAGAATTGTTGCTGTAGTTGCTATGTTTTTAATCATAACTTATAAGCTTAAAATTCATTTAAAAATAAAAGAAATGCTTAATTTTGAAAAAGAGGTGTTAAAAAAAGTTTTTAGCATAGGAGGTTTTTCCGCGGGAGAAAATCTAATTTGGATTAGTCAATATATTATTAGTTTTAGTTTTGTGGCTAGTCTTGGAAAAGAAAATCTTAGCGTTCAAACGATTTATTTTCAATTGTCTTTATTTATTATGATGGTGGGAATTGCTATGAGTGTTGCTAATGAGATTATTATAGGAAAATTAGTTGGCGCAAAATACGAAAATATAGCTTATAAGCATACTTGGAAGGCGCTTTATTTTAGCGTTATGGTTACGATTGTAGTCGTGCTGTGCCATTATTTTTTAAAAGATGTTACTATGAATCTTTTAGATTTAAAAGAAGATCTTAGAGAAATTATGCTCCCTTTATTTACTCTTTCTATTTTTCTTGAAATTTCAAGAACTTTTAATATAGTAATGGTCAATGCTTTAAGAGCAAGTGGAGATGCTAAATTTCCATTTTTTAGCGGTATGATATTTATGTTAGGAGTGTCTTTACCTGTAGGATATATACTTTGTTTTTATTGCAACCTTGGAATTTTAGGAATTTGGATAGGTTATTGTGCAGATGAATCTTTAAGAGGACTTGTTAATGCCTATAGATGGAAGAGTAAAAAATGGCAAGGAAAAGCTGTAATATAA
- the hypE gene encoding hydrogenase expression/formation protein HypE yields the protein MKNISLAHGGGGEEMNELLDGIFKIFNNDILNAANDAAILGNIAFSTDSFVLNPIFLDDEINIGKLCVCGSINDILMVGAKPKYLSLAFILEEGFKIKKLNKILQSIQKECFKAGVLVVCGDTKVVPKGKGDEIYINTTALGEIIAKKETKNIKAGLSVLVSGDIGRHGASVLIKRNQLEADIKSDCKILNKEVLELLENNVKVIAMRDATRGGLSAVLNEWAKQSGNDFLIFEEKIIIQDEVLGLCELFGYEAYELANEGTFVLCVEKEDEQKALEILRKYNKNANIIGEVLKEKASRVILQNSFGAKRFLEVPKGELLPRIC from the coding sequence ATGAAAAATATTTCTTTAGCTCATGGTGGTGGCGGAGAAGAAATGAATGAGCTTTTAGATGGAATTTTTAAAATTTTTAATAATGATATTTTAAATGCTGCAAATGATGCTGCAATTTTGGGAAATATAGCTTTTAGCACAGATTCTTTTGTGTTAAATCCTATATTTTTAGATGATGAGATAAATATAGGTAAGCTTTGCGTTTGTGGTTCGATAAATGATATTTTAATGGTTGGAGCTAAGCCAAAATATCTTAGTTTAGCTTTTATTTTAGAAGAAGGTTTTAAGATAAAAAAACTCAATAAAATTTTACAAAGCATACAAAAAGAGTGTTTTAAAGCTGGGGTTTTAGTTGTATGTGGCGATACTAAAGTGGTCCCAAAAGGCAAAGGTGATGAAATTTATATTAATACTACAGCCTTAGGAGAAATCATTGCTAAAAAAGAAACTAAAAATATAAAAGCAGGACTCAGTGTCTTAGTTTCTGGTGATATTGGCAGACACGGTGCGAGTGTTTTAATCAAAAGAAATCAATTAGAAGCTGATATAAAAAGCGATTGTAAGATTTTAAATAAAGAGGTTTTAGAGCTTTTAGAAAATAATGTAAAAGTTATAGCTATGCGTGATGCAACCAGAGGGGGTTTAAGTGCGGTTTTAAATGAATGGGCAAAGCAAAGTGGAAATGATTTTTTAATTTTTGAAGAAAAAATTATCATACAAGATGAAGTTTTAGGGCTTTGTGAACTTTTTGGTTATGAAGCATATGAGCTTGCAAATGAAGGCACTTTTGTTCTTTGTGTAGAAAAGGAAGACGAACAAAAAGCTTTAGAAATTTTAAGAAAGTATAACAAAAATGCAAATATTATAGGGGAAGTTTTAAAGGAAAAAGCATCTCGTGTGATTTTGCAAAATTCTTTTGGAGCAAAGCGTTTTTTAGAAGTTCCAAAAGGTGAACTTTTGCCAAGAATTTGCTAA